In the genome of Candidatus Atribacteria bacterium ADurb.Bin276, one region contains:
- the osmC gene encoding Peroxiredoxin OsmC, with protein sequence MLNRTAQAIWEGNLKNGHGTMEFGGGAFKGNYSFTSRFENGKGTNPEELIAAAHSGCFAMALSHMLAEAGYTPERVAATAKVSLEKVDDGFKITASHLDCIAKIPGISQEKFMAIAEEAKKGCPVSVLLSNIQITLDARLEN encoded by the coding sequence ATGTTAAATAGAACAGCACAAGCAATCTGGGAAGGAAACCTTAAAAACGGACATGGAACCATGGAATTCGGAGGAGGCGCTTTTAAAGGAAACTATTCTTTTACCTCTCGTTTTGAAAATGGCAAAGGTACCAATCCAGAAGAACTGATTGCAGCTGCCCATTCCGGATGTTTCGCCATGGCGTTATCCCATATGTTGGCTGAAGCCGGGTATACTCCTGAACGGGTTGCAGCTACAGCCAAAGTGAGCCTTGAAAAAGTTGATGATGGTTTCAAAATCACTGCCAGCCACCTCGATTGTATTGCCAAAATTCCAGGAATTAGCCAGGAGAAATTCATGGCTATTGCAGAGGAAGCTAAAAAGGGATGCCCTGTGAGTGTTTTACTCTCTAATATTCAAATCACTCTGGATGCTCGTCTCGAAAACTAA
- a CDS encoding N-acetylmuramoyl-L-alanine amidase: protein MNLRKLIFTNNACYKAGRTIIPKSIMVHSTGANNPNLRRYVGPDDGLLGKNQYNNHWNQDKPGGRQVCVHAFIGKLADGSVATYQTLPWNVRGWHCASGSKRSGNDTHISIEICEDNLNDIAYINAVYKEAAELCAYLCRQYNLDPTKDGVLICHSEGYKRGIASNHIQENVSTVVSTNSRVWIVNKG from the coding sequence ATGAATTTACGGAAACTGATATTTACTAACAACGCTTGTTATAAGGCAGGCAGAACCATAATCCCTAAAAGCATCATGGTGCACTCGACCGGAGCAAACAACCCGAACCTGCGGCGTTACGTCGGGCCCGACGACGGCCTCCTTGGCAAGAACCAGTACAATAACCACTGGAATCAGGATAAGCCCGGCGGGCGGCAGGTCTGCGTCCACGCGTTCATTGGGAAACTGGCTGACGGGAGCGTCGCTACCTACCAAACACTGCCGTGGAATGTGCGCGGGTGGCATTGCGCAAGCGGCTCTAAGCGTTCGGGCAACGATACACATATCTCGATTGAGATCTGCGAGGATAACCTGAACGATATCGCATATATCAACGCTGTTTACAAGGAAGCCGCAGAACTATGTGCCTATCTTTGCAGGCAGTACAACCTTGATCCCACAAAGGACGGTGTGCTCATCTGCCATTCTGAGGGGTACAAGCGCGGCATCGCCAGCAACCATATTCAGGAGAATGTTTCCACGGTGGTCAGCACAAACAGCCGCGTGTGGATCGTTAATAAAGGATGA